One Solanum pennellii chromosome 9, SPENNV200 DNA segment encodes these proteins:
- the LOC107031299 gene encoding putative G3BP-like protein, protein MATPFHLPVTAAQVGTYFVGQYYQMLQTQPDFVHQFYSDASTVLRIDSSTRETASGMLQIHTLVTSLQYTGIEIKTLHSLESWNGGVLVMVSGSVSVKGINRSRKFVQSFFLAPQEKGYFVLNDIFHYVDEEQILQQPLAYLAHSNLDSKLNVSNALQEQVPNYMFGGEIQAREFVDAPKIEDNGPVNNYSFSEDRLQHVSEAENILEDNFAVQSNGPLQSTINAVQDHLSCPVEEPVAEPQKHTYASILQVTKGNSAQGLAQSSLNKSTPPSEWQHVPEPPALPSVHSTNTIERYTEATEEASAVEDEVEVKSVYVKNVPTTMAAYEIEEEFKKFGKLKPDAVAIRTRKDIDVCYAFVEFEDVTGVQNAIEASTVQIGGHQLYIEGRRPNRNNLIRGRGRGRGRVSYSMDGRGRYGGRGFGRGGQDGGDRDYGRSRGNGYYRQTPRQERAYPSNQQSLRNEQYSWE, encoded by the exons ATGGCGACGCCTTTTCACTTGCCAGTAACTGCTGCTCAG GTGGGGACATACTTCGTGGGCCAGTATTATCAGATGTTACAGACCCAACCGGATTTTGTTCACCAGTTCTACAGTGATGCTAGTACTGTGCTTCGAATTGATTCCAGCACGAGAGAGACTGCTTCAGGAATGCTG CAAATTCACACCCTTGTCACGTCGCTACAGTACACTGGAATAGAGATAAAAACACTCCATtccttggaatcatggaatGGTGGTGTCCTTGTGATGGTTTCAGGTTCTGTCAGTGTGAAAGGTATCAATAGGAGTAGGAAGTTTGTTCAATCATTTTTCCTTGCACCCCAGGAAAAAGGATACTTTGTCCTCAATGATATCTTTCACTATGTTGATGAGGAGCAAATTCTTCAGCAACCATTGGCCTATCTAGCACATTCGAACCTTGATTCAAAACTGAATGTTTCCAATGCACTTCAGGAGCAAG TGCCCAACTATATGTTTGGTGGAGAAATCCAAGCAAGGGAGTTTGTTGATGCTCCTAAAATTGAAGATAACGGGCCAGTCAATAACTATAGTTTTTCGGAGGATCGGCTTCAGCATGTCTCTGAAGCTGAGAATATCCTTGAAGATAATTTTGCGGTGCAGTCGAACGGCCCACTTCAGAGTACAATTAATGCAGTACAAGACCATTTATCCTGCCCTGTTGAGGAACCTGTTGCAGAGCCCCAAAAGCATACTTATGCTTCTATT CTACAAGTTACTAAAGGGAATTCTGCACAAGGACTGGCACAGTCTTCTCTCAACAAATCTACACCTCCTTCAGAGTGGCAACATGTGCCAGAGCCTCCTGCTCTGCCATCAGTTCATTCGACTAATACTATTGAGAGGTATACCGAGGCAACAGAAGAGGCTTCAGCTGTTGAAGATGAAG TTGAAGTCAAGTCTGTATATGTCAAAAATGTTCCTACCACAATGGCTGCTTATGAAATTGAGGAGGAATTCAAAAAGTTTGGTAAATTAAAGCCTGATGCTGTTGCCATTAGAACGCGAAAG GACATTGATGTATGCTATGCATTTGTCGAATTTGAAGATGTAACTGGGGTTCAGAATGCAATTGAG GCATCTACTGTTCAGATTGGTGGACACCAGTTGTACATTGAAGGAAGGAGACCGAACAGAAATAACTTAATTCGAGGAA GAGGAAGGGGTAGAGGCAGAGTTAGCTACTCCATGGACGGAAGGGGGCGCTATGGTGGCCGTGGTTTTGGGAGAGGTGGTCAAGATGGAGGTGACCGTGATTATGGCAGATCAAGGGGAAATGGTTATTATAGACAAACTCCTCGGCAAGAAAGAGCTTACCCTAGCAATCAGCAAAGCTTGAGAAATGAGCAATACTCATGGGAATAA
- the LOC107031561 gene encoding 28 kDa ribonucleoprotein, chloroplastic: MAAAAATAIASSFSSLHSIRTKSNLTNSDHLLKISSTRTPNLTLISSSVSELTSIYKKWRVLPRLSAAVAQEEAEAAVTEEEVPVPAPAVDEEEEEKVGEDSDGSSESEGVNTKLYFGNLPYLCDSAQLAGIVQDYASPELVEVLYDRDTGKSRGFAFVTMSTLEDCKTVVENLDGREYGGRTLRVNFSDKPKPKEPLYPETEHKLFVGNLAWSVSSESLAQAFQEYGTVVGARVLYDGETGRSRGYGFVSFETREEMENALNNLNGVELDGRALRVSLAQGKKQ; the protein is encoded by the exons ATGGCGGCCGCAGCTGCCACAGCAATAGCTTCTTCGTTTTCCAGTCTTCATTCTATACGTACTAAATCAAATTTGACTAATTCCGATCATCTACTTAAAATTTCATCAACTAGAACTCCAAATCTAACTTTAATTTCATCGTCGGTAAGTGAACTGAcgtcgatttacaagaagtggAGGGTATTGCCCAGGCTATCAGCTGCGGTGGCGCAAGAGGAGGCGGAAGCGGCGGTGACGGAGGAGGAGGTGCCGGTGCCGGCGCCGGCGGTggatgaggaggaggaggagaaggtaGGAGAGGATTCCGATGGGAGTAGTGAAAGTGAAGGTGTTAATACTAAGCTTTATTTTGGGAATTTGCCGTATCTTTGTGATAGTGCACAACTTGCTGGGATTGTTCAAGACTATGCTAGTCCTGAACTTGTTGAG GTTCTTTATGATAGGGACACAGGTAAAAGCAGAGGATTTGCATTTGTGACAATGAGTACTCTTGAAGATTGCAAGACAGTCGTCGAAAATCTAGATGGAAGA GAGTATGGTGGCAGAACCCTAAGGGTGAATTTCTCGGATAAGCCTAAACCAAAAGAACCACTTTACCCCGAAACAGAACACAAGCTCTTTGTTGGTAATTTGGCGTGGTCAGTCTCATCTGAAAGTTTAGCGCAAGCATTTCAAGAATATGGAACTGTTGTTGGTGCTAGGGTACTGTATGATGGTGAGACCGGGAGATCTCGTGGCTACGGTTTTGTGAGCTTTGAGACTAGAGAAGAAATGGAGAATGCTCTTAACAATCTCAATGGAGTG GAATTGGATGGAAGGGCATTGCGAGTTAGCTTAGCACAAGGGAAGAAACAATAA